GGTGAAGATGGTGGACGTCGGCGACAAGCCGAAGACGGACCGCGTGGCGGTGGCCACCGCGCGGCTGCGCATGCTGCCCGCGACGCGTGAGCGCATCCTCGCGGGGCAGGTGGAGAAGGGGGACGTGCTCGCGGCGGCGCGGCTCGCCGGCATCATGGCGGCCAAGCGCACCCCGGACTTCGTGCCCCTGTGCCACCCCATCGCGCTCGCGGGCGTGGACGTGACGCTCACGCCCGTGGACGAAGGGCTGGAGGTCCGCGTGCGGGTGAAGACGGTGGACCGCACGGGCGTGGAGATGGAGGCGCTCACGGCCGCGTGCGCGGCGGCGCTCACCGTCTATGACATGTGCAAGAGCGTGGACCGCGGCATGGTCATCGAAGCGGTGCAGCTGGACCACAAGTCCGGCGGACGCTCCGGCACCTGGGAGCGCGAGCCCGCTTAACGCTTCGCTTCCGCGCGCAGCCGCTCCAGGAAGAAGGCCACCACCACCAGCGAGTGCGTGATGTGGCCTTCCAGGATGAGCCGGGGCAGGTCCGCGCGCGGATGCAGCTCCACGGCGATGTCCTCGCCGTCATCCGGGTCCCCGTCGCTCACGCGCTCGCAGTCCAGCGCCAGGTACGTGTGGCAGCGGTTGGACTGGAAGGCCGGGTTGGGGTGCACGACGCCCAGCGCCTCCAGCCGGCCGGCGCGGTAGCCCGTCTCCTCCTCCAGCTCGCGCGCGGCGGCCGTGGCCGGGTCCTCTCCCGGGTCGATGACGCCGCCGGGGGCCTCCAGCGTCGCCGCGTCGATGCCGCAGCGGAACTGGCGCACCATCACCAGCTCGTCCTGCTTCGTCACCGCGATGACGTTCACCCAGTCCGCGCAGTCCATGCGCACGCGGCGGTGCTCCATGTTGGTGCGCGGATCCGCCATCACGTCCTCGCGCACCTTCACCACCGTGAAGTCGTGCTCCAACCCCCGGCGCAGGCGCGGCCAGGGCTTCACTTGGGACTTGGGCGACTCGGGCGCGGACGACATTCGACGGATTCCCTTTCTTTCAGTTGAGCAACTCGGCGCGCTCGCGCAGCTCCCGGGCGGACAGCTCCAGGCGCTCGCGGTCCGGCGCGTCCGGGGACAGCTCCAGGCAGCGCTCCACGTCCTTGAGCGCCGCGCGGAAGGCGCCCAGCGTGGTGAGCAGCGACGCGCGGGTGCGCAGCTCTCCCGGGTGGTCCGGGGCCAACAAGAGCAGCAGGTCCACCACCGCCAGCCCCTGCTGGCTGTCGTCGCGCCCCAGGTACACGCGGCGCAGGTTGGACAGCATGCGGTACGCGATGAGCTCCACCGGCGCGGGCGCGAGCATGGCCCGGTCGAACTTGAGCTGCGGCGCCACGCGCTTGAGCAGCTCCTCGCAGCCGTGCTCCGTGAGGATGTCGCCGTGGTGGAACGGGTCCATCACCAGCTTGTGGTCGCCCGCGTCGCACGCCACCAGGAAGTGGCCGGGGAAGGGGACGCCGTACAGCGGGATGCCCGCGCGGCGCGCCACCTCCAGGTAGAGCACCGACAGCGTGATGGGCAGCCCCACCTTCCGCTCCAGCACCCGGTCCAGGAAGCTGTTGTCCGGGGAGTGGTAGTCGTCCTCGTTGCCCCGGAAGCCCTCGAGGTCCGCCAGCACGTGGCGCAGGGCACGCAACGGGG
This DNA window, taken from Corallococcus coralloides DSM 2259, encodes the following:
- a CDS encoding NUDIX hydrolase, yielding MSSAPESPKSQVKPWPRLRRGLEHDFTVVKVREDVMADPRTNMEHRRVRMDCADWVNVIAVTKQDELVMVRQFRCGIDAATLEAPGGVIDPGEDPATAAARELEEETGYRAGRLEALGVVHPNPAFQSNRCHTYLALDCERVSDGDPDDGEDIAVELHPRADLPRLILEGHITHSLVVVAFFLERLRAEAKR
- the moaC gene encoding cyclic pyranopterin monophosphate synthase MoaC yields the protein MKMVDVGDKPKTDRVAVATARLRMLPATRERILAGQVEKGDVLAAARLAGIMAAKRTPDFVPLCHPIALAGVDVTLTPVDEGLEVRVRVKTVDRTGVEMEALTAACAAALTVYDMCKSVDRGMVIEAVQLDHKSGGRSGTWEREPA
- a CDS encoding tetratricopeptide repeat protein, with product MARERLVSSLAADPPRLDLAALAIATLGREDLDAPACLRTLDALAARVQLEAERLREKGEALAPLRALRHVLADLEGFRGNEDDYHSPDNSFLDRVLERKVGLPITLSVLYLEVARRAGIPLYGVPFPGHFLVACDAGDHKLVMDPFHHGDILTEHGCEELLKRVAPQLKFDRAMLAPAPVELIAYRMLSNLRRVYLGRDDSQQGLAVVDLLLLLAPDHPGELRTRASLLTTLGAFRAALKDVERCLELSPDAPDRERLELSARELRERAELLN